A single window of Vibrio alfacsensis DNA harbors:
- a CDS encoding FliM/FliN family flagellar motor switch protein, with product MDCPVNFRVNLLEKNISLRDLMELQPGDVIPIEMPEHATMFIEDLPTYRVKMGRSDDKMAVQISQEIERPHVVKTDLAFLSKDIMTELENDDADD from the coding sequence ATGGATTGCCCAGTGAATTTCCGAGTCAACTTATTGGAAAAAAACATTTCTCTGCGCGATTTGATGGAGCTTCAACCGGGCGATGTTATTCCCATTGAGATGCCGGAGCACGCAACGATGTTCATCGAAGATTTGCCGACTTATCGCGTTAAGATGGGGCGATCTGACGATAAAATGGCAGTGCAGATTTCTCAAGAAATTGAGCGACCGCACGTGGTAAAAACCGATTTAGCGTTCTTGAGTAAAGACATTATGACTGAGCTTGAGAATGACGATGCAGACGATTAA
- the fliN gene encoding flagellar motor switch protein FliN produces the protein MQPSDDQRLADEWAAALSEDPSAPMIDVDEVLAAPLEELRDTSSPISDDERRKLDTIMDIPVTISMEVGRSQISIRNLLQLNQGSVVELDRLAGESLDVLVNGTLIAHGEVVVVNDKFGIRLTDVISQTERIKKLR, from the coding sequence ATGCAACCGAGTGACGACCAAAGACTCGCAGACGAATGGGCTGCCGCGCTTAGTGAAGATCCATCAGCACCGATGATTGATGTGGATGAAGTATTAGCGGCTCCGTTAGAGGAGCTAAGAGATACCTCAAGCCCTATCTCTGATGATGAGCGCCGCAAACTGGATACCATCATGGACATTCCAGTGACTATCTCAATGGAAGTAGGCCGTTCGCAAATCAGCATCCGTAACTTATTGCAATTGAACCAAGGTTCGGTCGTGGAACTGGATCGTTTAGCGGGTGAATCACTGGATGTATTGGTGAACGGGACGCTCATCGCTCATGGTGAAGTGGTTGTCGTCAACGACAAGTTTGGTATTCGTTTAACGGACGTCATTAGCCAAACCGAACGAATTAAAAAGCTGCGTTAA
- the fliP gene encoding flagellar type III secretion system pore protein FliP (The bacterial flagellar biogenesis protein FliP forms a type III secretion system (T3SS)-type pore required for flagellar assembly.) — protein sequence MIKGNSIRLLLSMFVLLAGVLFSSLSFAQAEASPLPSNLAQGDSVTVKAMESDSGASRSMSVTNGTGIPAFTMTTNADGGEDYSVTLQILALMTMLGFLPAMVILMTSFTRIVVVMSILRQAMGLQQTPSNQVIIGIALFLTFFIMSPVLNEINDTAVQPYLNEQVTAREAFDAAQVPMKAFMLKQTRIKDLETFVNMSGAQVTNPEDVSMAVLIPAFITSELKTAFQIGFMLFLPFLIIDLVVASVLMAMGMMMLSPMIVSLPFKLMLFVLVDGWNLILSTLAGSFAL from the coding sequence ATGATAAAGGGTAATTCAATTCGCCTCTTGCTCAGCATGTTTGTGCTGCTGGCAGGAGTACTGTTTTCTTCGCTTTCTTTTGCTCAGGCTGAGGCATCCCCATTGCCATCTAACTTGGCTCAGGGCGACAGCGTGACCGTAAAAGCAATGGAAAGTGACTCGGGGGCGAGTCGCTCTATGTCTGTGACAAACGGCACGGGTATCCCCGCTTTTACGATGACCACTAACGCTGATGGCGGCGAAGATTATTCGGTCACATTACAGATCCTAGCCTTAATGACCATGCTGGGCTTCTTGCCTGCAATGGTGATTTTGATGACCTCATTTACACGTATTGTGGTGGTGATGTCGATTTTGCGTCAGGCAATGGGTTTGCAGCAAACGCCATCAAACCAGGTGATCATTGGTATTGCTCTTTTCTTGACTTTTTTCATCATGTCCCCGGTTTTAAATGAGATTAACGACACGGCCGTGCAGCCGTATCTGAATGAGCAAGTGACGGCGCGAGAAGCGTTCGATGCCGCGCAAGTACCAATGAAAGCGTTCATGCTCAAGCAAACTCGGATTAAAGATCTGGAAACCTTCGTCAATATGTCGGGAGCGCAAGTGACGAACCCAGAAGATGTTTCTATGGCGGTGCTTATTCCAGCCTTCATCACCTCTGAGCTAAAAACGGCATTCCAGATTGGCTTTATGCTGTTTTTGCCATTTTTGATTATTGACTTAGTTGTGGCCTCGGTTTTGATGGCGATGGGTATGATGATGTTGTCACCGATGATCGTGTCATTGCCGTTCAAGTTGATGCTGTTTGTGTTGGTGGATGGTTGGAACCTGATTCTATCGACGCTCGCCGGCAGTTTTGCCCTGTAG
- the fliQ gene encoding flagellar biosynthesis protein FliQ — translation MTPEMFVELFREALWLVLIMVCAIIIPSLLIGLVVAIFQAATSINEQTLSFLPRLIVTLLALMLFGHWMTQMMTEYFYGLIERLPQVLY, via the coding sequence ATGACTCCAGAAATGTTTGTCGAGCTATTCCGTGAAGCGCTGTGGTTAGTGCTCATCATGGTGTGCGCCATTATCATTCCAAGCTTATTGATTGGTCTTGTGGTCGCTATTTTCCAAGCCGCAACCTCCATTAACGAACAGACATTGAGTTTCTTGCCGCGTTTGATTGTCACGTTACTGGCCTTGATGTTATTCGGGCATTGGATGACGCAAATGATGACCGAATACTTTTACGGTTTGATTGAACGTCTACCTCAGGTTCTGTACTAG
- the fliR gene encoding flagellar biosynthetic protein FliR, producing MEYPTDIVLDWIANYFWPYTRISAMLMVMTVTGARFVSPRIRLYLGLAITFAVMPAIPAVPQDLELLSFRGFITIAEQIIIGVAMGMVTQFIIQTFVLLGQILGMQSSLGFASMVDPANGQNTPLLGQLFMFLATLFFLATDGHLKMLQLVVFSFKTLPIGSGTLSAVDYRELASWLGIMFKTALSMSLSGIIALLTINLSFGVMTRAAPQLNIFSLGFAFALMVGLLLCWYILAGLYSHYEIFWSVGEEQICRLIRLEC from the coding sequence ATGGAATACCCAACTGATATTGTTCTCGACTGGATAGCAAACTATTTTTGGCCCTATACCCGCATTTCAGCCATGTTGATGGTGATGACGGTGACAGGGGCACGGTTTGTCTCGCCTCGAATTCGACTTTATCTTGGGCTCGCGATTACTTTTGCTGTCATGCCGGCCATTCCTGCCGTACCACAAGATCTAGAATTGCTCTCTTTTCGTGGTTTTATCACGATTGCAGAGCAGATCATTATTGGTGTCGCGATGGGCATGGTGACTCAATTTATCATCCAAACTTTTGTTTTGTTAGGTCAGATTCTTGGTATGCAATCGAGTTTGGGTTTCGCCTCAATGGTTGACCCAGCAAATGGGCAGAATACGCCATTGCTTGGTCAGCTATTTATGTTTTTAGCCACGCTGTTCTTTTTGGCCACAGACGGGCACTTAAAGATGCTGCAATTGGTGGTATTCAGTTTCAAAACATTGCCGATTGGCTCGGGTACCTTAAGCGCAGTCGATTACCGTGAATTGGCAAGCTGGCTTGGGATCATGTTTAAAACGGCATTGAGCATGTCACTATCCGGTATTATTGCTCTACTAACAATTAACTTGTCATTTGGTGTGATGACGCGTGCGGCACCGCAGTTGAATATCTTCTCGCTTGGTTTTGCTTTTGCACTCATGGTGGGTTTGTTGCTGTGTTGGTACATTTTGGCGGGTTTATACAGCCATTATGAAATCTTTTGGTCGGTGGGTGAGGAGCAGATTTGCCGCCTCATTCGCTTGGAATGTTAG
- the flhB gene encoding flagellar biosynthesis protein FlhB, whose product MAESDGQERTEEATPRRLQQAREKGQVARSKELASASVLIVGAVALMWFGESLARSLFSIMSRLFDLQREEIYDTGKLFDIAGGAMVDLLLPLFLILVTLFVAALLGAAGVGGVSFSVEAAMPKLSKMNPLSGLKRMVGMQSWVELLKSILKVGLVTGVAIYLIQASQADLIQLSMDVYPQNIFHALDILLNFVLLISCSLLIVVAIDIPFQIWQHADQLKMTKQEIKDEYKETEGKPEVKGRIRMLQREAAQRRMMADVPQADVIVTNPEHFSVALRYKQKTDRAPVVIAKGTDHMAMKIREVAREHDITIVPAPPLARALYYTTELEQEIPDGLFTAVAQVLAFVFQLKQYRKRGGQRPKLNDYDLPIPPEHRH is encoded by the coding sequence TTGGCAGAGTCAGACGGCCAAGAACGCACCGAAGAAGCCACCCCCCGACGGTTACAACAAGCCAGAGAAAAGGGACAGGTTGCTCGGTCTAAAGAGTTAGCTTCTGCTTCCGTGTTGATTGTTGGCGCGGTGGCATTAATGTGGTTTGGTGAATCTCTCGCACGCTCATTATTCTCTATCATGAGCCGCTTATTCGATCTTCAACGAGAAGAAATCTACGACACTGGCAAATTGTTTGATATTGCCGGTGGTGCGATGGTGGATTTATTGCTGCCACTGTTTCTGATCTTGGTGACGTTATTCGTTGCTGCGCTCCTTGGTGCGGCAGGGGTGGGTGGCGTGAGCTTCTCTGTTGAAGCGGCGATGCCGAAGTTGTCCAAAATGAATCCACTTAGTGGCTTAAAACGTATGGTTGGTATGCAGAGTTGGGTAGAACTGCTCAAATCCATATTGAAAGTTGGGCTAGTGACGGGCGTGGCCATTTACCTGATTCAAGCATCCCAAGCGGATTTGATTCAGTTGAGCATGGATGTGTACCCGCAGAATATCTTTCATGCGCTCGATATCTTGCTCAATTTTGTCTTACTGATAAGTTGCTCATTGTTGATTGTGGTAGCCATCGATATACCGTTTCAGATCTGGCAGCATGCTGACCAACTTAAAATGACCAAGCAAGAGATTAAAGACGAGTACAAAGAAACAGAAGGTAAGCCTGAAGTTAAAGGTCGTATTCGTATGCTCCAGCGTGAAGCGGCTCAACGTCGAATGATGGCAGACGTCCCGCAAGCGGATGTTATCGTCACTAACCCAGAGCACTTCTCTGTGGCGTTGCGATACAAGCAAAAAACTGATCGCGCGCCCGTTGTTATTGCTAAAGGCACTGATCACATGGCGATGAAAATTCGAGAAGTTGCCCGTGAACATGACATCACTATTGTGCCGGCTCCACCATTGGCTCGTGCGCTGTATTACACGACGGAGTTGGAACAAGAAATCCCAGATGGCTTGTTTACGGCTGTGGCTCAAGTGCTCGCATTTGTCTTTCAGCTCAAGCAATACAGAAAGCGGGGCGGGCAGAGACCAAAACTTAATGATTACGATTTGCCGATCCCGCCTGAGCATCGTCATTGA